DNA from Musa acuminata AAA Group cultivar baxijiao chromosome BXJ1-5, Cavendish_Baxijiao_AAA, whole genome shotgun sequence:
GCAAAGCTTTTACGTCTTTCAATTCTCAACACGATAGCATTGTCTTACGCATTCTTATGCATGCAAAAAatgtctcaaggattttgcagaaTACTATCTTTTCTCTGTTTATCAAATCGATTTTCGATATTGGTGATATATCAAACTCGTTATAGGAAAATATTAAGATGAAAGAGAAAACAATGTGTTGGTGACACAAATCCTGCAGTTCTCATTCACTGTAAAGAAATAGAGAACAGTTTTGACTCTTCTGCTTTTATACCTTGAATCTAGAAAATTAAGGCATGATATTTTGATTATCCTAGACCTGCACATGATCTATTATAGATGATAGTTGTCTATTTATTTGTTTGGAGATATGTCAGTTTGATTTACATAACCAGATGAAGTAGAATTGTTGGTAGTGAAAAATCCAGACTTGGTTGTACACACTCAGTCGTGTAAAAGGGTAGTCTTATCATTTCTTTTATCATTTAGTCAGAAGAAATTTTAAGCTTAGATGACTAGATAATGATGTGGAAAAAGACCATACCATACAATTATTTCTTACAATAACAATCCTTATGGAAGTTCTGGCAATGATAGGTGAGAAAAATAgttcaagagaggtgtaagattTCTCTGTGTGCATGTGCCATGTGTGTGTACGCATGTTTGTGTGTATGTGCCATGTGGGCATGAGGGAAAATTGGTTCTTAAGGTGCCAAACTTATAAGAACTAATTCAAATGGCCAATATAAAGGAAAGATTGGTGAGAATAAAGAAGGATACAGTGTATCAAAAACAAATTTTGTATATTTTTAGAATCATCAAGAATGAAGAACCAATTGCAGAATTCTTATTTAACTTGATCAATTCTGTTACTCTGGTCCATCTTCTGTAGAGGTGAAATCAGTTTGATATTATGTTTCTGTGAAACATTGCACCATGCAATTTATGAAAAGTGTTAGAAGTTCAGTTCAACATGACTAGTTTTTCCAACAATCTAGTAGACACTGTTGTTTACTTGTGACTATTTGTCTGTTTAAGGTGGTCTTACAACTTTTTTTTAAATGGTCCAGGTTCTTCATCCTGTTGCTAATTCCATCAATATAAACAAGAAGATATGGGAAATGTATTTTTGTAATCTACTTCCAAGATTGGCTAAAGAGGGAAGTGATCGTAATTGTGGTTCAAGTGCTGTTTGCGATACAATCTGTTTACAGGTATGCATGCGATTAGTTTCAAAATTGTCTATCACATGGATTTCCTTCGGAGTTTGCCTTGCGTATCCACTAGTTCAACTCATTTTTCCAGCACAGAGTATGAAGTATATAGAGATCATCTTACAAAATTGCGTCAACTTACACATACATAAACTTTTCTACTTGTCTAGCGTTTTCAGAAATGGATATTGTTCTTCATAATGGTGACATTAAGATTTGTGTTGAAACACCATTTGGACGCCATTGGTTCTTCTTCACATGCGCAAGTTGTGTTGTTTGTTTTATAATCTTCCGGTTCTGTTTACTGCAGGCACTCTCAAAAAGAATCCATTATGGGAAGTTTGTCGCTGAGGCAAAATTTCTGGAGTCACCTGATGTCTACAAGCATGCAATAAGGGCACAAGTATGGTTCTTTATCCTGCATCTTCATTTCCCTAAGCTAATCGATCCACATTTGTATTGACAAAATCTTCTctccatttttctttaaatttttgtGGTCTTCAGGACAGTGATCAGCTAATGCGTCTTCTAACATATGAATCAGTGGAAACTTTAATCAAAcagagggtagaggccaaggctAAGATCTTTGGGCAGGAGGTGACAGTTAGCGAGAAGGACGTAGGACCTCCTGTGTTCAAAATAAAGCCTAGTTTATTTGCTGAGCTCTATGGCAATTGGATCATGCCATTGACAAAGGAAGTACAATTAATGTATTTGCTACGTAGGTTGGATTGAATTCTGTGCCCCGCTAACATATCTGTAAGAGTATGCCATGGAATGAAGGCTCAAAGTGAAGTACTGCTTGCAAAGAGGTGTTTGAGAGGAGCCTTTTGTAGAATTTTTAGAAGTCATttgatcttcttttcttttttcttttacttgataTTCAGAGGAAAATTAATTCTTGTATGACCATATGTTAAAGCACTGCTTCAAAATTATTTAGATGCAAATCGAAAGTTCTCAATATGTAGTGTCCTTTTCTTGTCCATATTTGTATTCTTGACATTATGGTTTCACACTGTTGGCTTGGCCATGCTATTGGAATGTAGTAATTTGCCTTGCTTGTCCTGAATCAAAAATGGAGGATAAGTTTACTACCAACTGTTCTAAAAGTTCTCTTTAGATTTCTAGGGGACATCTGGTTTTCTCATTTGGGTGTTATCTGCAgcatttattttgttttaagaaaaCAGACATGATATTGAGTCTATGAGATTCATGTGCCTACCTACAGAGACACTGACATGGAAATAGCAAACTGGAATGTGGATAGCATTACAGCTAAATAGAGCAGCAAACATTAACAACCACCCAGCTTCAAAATTTTACTCATCATTGGACAGAATAGAACAACACATTAAGAGAAAATCTGTAAGAGGGCTACCAAACTACAACAAGAGAACCAAAAGTTCATGAATCATGCATACCAAGGCTGTACATGAAGCCCCCCCCCCAATCAGAAAAGAATGCAATAACCAGACACACAAATGATGAGCAAAATTATAGCCAATGGAGACTGCAGCAGGATTACATCTCATCGATACTATTTAACAGGCACAACCAGGTGGCTGCAAGCTTGTCCATCCAGGGATGGTACCATACAAATCTCATGTAGTGATTTCTCTTACAAGCCAGTCCAAACCAGGGTAAGCAAAGTACAATATCAAGAAGGAAGGCAAACCAAACAGGACTGTGACAAGGATATACAGTACCAAGATGGCAACACTGGCCGGTATCGCATAGAGTACGATGAGAAGGAATATGACAACCAGTGGAAGCTTTGCAGTCAGGTGAGCAAGGAATGCCAATGATTTTCGCAGAGATGACTGGTGATTCCCAACATTCAAGTGATAAGTCCGATGTGAATGATATGAACGCATGTCCTGAGGAGTTCTTCGAATGTTGCGTTGGTGGCTGCCATCGCTGCTTTCTGCAGACAAGCGGCTGTTGGAATTAGAAACAGAGTGGCAATCCTGAATATATGCAGAACACCATCTTGCATTCTCGCTGTTCATGCTCTCAACCATCCAGAGTAAGAAAAAATTTTTGCGAGGAAACTTTAGTTGGCCTCTGTAAACCAGCCGAAacgacaagtggtggcaccaagGGCAGGAGATGAAGAGTGGCAGCTGGATTGGCAAAGTTGGGAACTTTATGACAGCCCACTGAAGTCCTAGAATACAGTTCTTGCAGAGGGTGTGGCCACACCATAGCACGTATGGCACATTCTCCACAATGTTGAAAAATTCCCAGCAAATTGGGCATTCAAGCCCTACTTCCTCGCTGGCACATGGAGAGGTATCCTCGTCGGAGCAATCAGGATGAGTAGCCTGGCTCGACTTCATAAGGTTGCTTCTTGGTCCTAAACTTCCAGCTATGGCACGTGAACCGCAACTCCACATTCTTACAGCAATGGAAGCAGCATCATCAGAATGACTTCTTTTCGGCAGCTGAACAACCAAAGATGGCGTTCTTCAGGGGCAAGTCTGAATCAATAAACAAATTCTGGCTTACATATTGATGATACTATCAATCTCCTTAACCATATTGCTTTCAAGTTGTAACAGCTTAAAGAGTTGTGTAACATACAAAGGACAAGATAGTTCTATATTTATAGAGAATGATGAGCTAAGAAGAGAAAGATGACAGTTAGTAAGTAGCACTAATCTTAAATTAAGAACAAAGAGGAAAATGCCACATCTAATTCACTACCAACGAATACATTCATCGGTAGGACCGATCATTATTAACAAGATAGATCCAGTAAATGGAAGCAAAGATGAGAATCAAATGTTGATCTTTGTAAAAAGAGGGCTTAAAATTATGGGAAAACATCATTCTGTTCAGTAGGATGCATGCCAATCTTTCACTCTAGACATGCCATGTCTCTCGATCACTATGCTCTAATGACAAACTCAGTTTCTATCAGATCAGAGGTACGAAGTTACTGTGACAAAAACACACTGCTTCAAAGTTCTTACTGCAGATACATATTACCTAAGGACTAAACAATATTGCCCACATAAAGCTCTTTCCAAAGAAAAACTCGACATCATAATCGGTTCATGATAGATTAAAGGCAACTTAATATGCTATTATATAAGCTAACTCTATCTACCCTATGGCATGTACCAATAAGCAAACAATAATTTGAGTTTAATTTAATCGAATCTAATAAAAATCATGTCCTACCAAAATAATGTAATAAAACTCTAAGCAATAGACTAAACTTCTGAATGATCCATGCTTCCCATGCCAAATAGATCATAAACAATTGCATTAATACAATATATAGATGGTAACAAACAATGGCACACAATTGGAACACTAAAGGCTAAATCAATCAGGCTCAAATTTATTTACAAAATAAACAAGTAGTAACACATTTGACCAGCAAATTTGCTCCGATCAAATCATATTTACATGGCATCTGGCGAAAAAAAGAAGCAGCATTTGATCTGATACCCATTTCATACTAAGAACTACACCGATTAATATCAAGGCACCTCGAAATAATTCAGTGCCACAATTGTCCACCATATTTGCTCCAATTACTCATATTCCAATCGCatcagatgaaaaaaaaaaagaaaatgacatcaGTATTT
Protein-coding regions in this window:
- the LOC135583519 gene encoding uncharacterized protein LOC135583519, which codes for MWSCGSRAIAGSLGPRSNLMKSSQATHPDCSDEDTSPCASEEVGLECPICWEFFNIVENVPYVLWCGHTLCKNCILGLQWAVIKFPTLPIQLPLFISCPWCHHLSFRLVYRGQLKFPRKNFFLLWMVESMNSENARWCSAYIQDCHSVSNSNSRLSAESSDGSHQRNIRRTPQDMRSYHSHRTYHLNVGNHQSSLRKSLAFLAHLTAKLPLVVIFLLIVLYAIPASVAILVLYILVTVLFGLPSFLILYFAYPGLDWLVREITT